A genome region from Arachis duranensis cultivar V14167 chromosome 8, aradu.V14167.gnm2.J7QH, whole genome shotgun sequence includes the following:
- the LOC107461103 gene encoding putative F-box/FBD/LRR-repeat protein At4g13965 codes for MPAMKFDAIEPNLKRARNTNGSVSEREGNEDRLSDLPDCVLIHLLEFLTTKDAVRTTLLSKRWKDLWKRVPSLRLRSTDPEFRHMTLFKKFVNKVLSFRDGSAPLHSLDFCYNGLIPPTLLIRVVKYAKSHRIEQLRLNIDSGGIELPPCLFSIQTITWLDLSVPSGEALGLLPKFLNMTALMSLRLRRFAFSAGDGELVDPFSGCIKLKTLVIEHYVVKVPHILCISNVTLTNLTIHSSPFHSKEAYEIVLSTPSLRSFAYRGVISQKISSKSNLSFLEEVNIDVPKSLLSSRLHSPFILISWLQLLANVRSLTVSSCTLEILSKIPDLVNTESPCLDNLKSLIVKVQKFRRPVKLHKAELQLSSPRIDGAVDFLIRNSLFPEVTIVDY; via the exons ATGCCAGCGATGAAAtttgatgctattgaacccaatTTGAAGAGAGCAAGAAATACTAATGGTAGTGTTAGTGAGAGGGAAGGGAATGAAGATAGGCTCAGTGACTTACCGGATTGTGTTCTGATTCACTTGTTGGAATTCCTAACAACCAAAGATGCTGTTAGGACTACTCTCTTGTCCAAAAGATGGAAGGATCTATGGAAACGAGTTCCTTCTCTTAGATTACGTAGCACAGACCCTGAATTTCGACATATGACATTGTTCAAGAAATTTGTTAATAAGGTTCTATCTTTTCGTGACGGCTCTGCTCCACTCCACAGCCTAGATTTCTGTTATAATGGTCTTATCCCACCTACGCTTTTGATAAGGGTTGTGAAATATGCTAAATCACATAGGATTGAGCAATTGAGACTCAATATTGATTCTGGTGGTATAGAGTTGCCACCTTgcttgttttccattcaaactaTAACGTGGCTTGATCTTTCAGTTCCTAGTGGAGAGGCCCTCGGATTGCTTCCAAAGTTTCTAAATATGACAGCTTTAATGAGTTTGCGTCTTAGGAGATTTGCTTTTAGTGCTGGTGATGGCGAACTGGTGGATCCCTTTTCGGGTTGTATCAAGTTGAAGACTTTGGTCATTGAGCATTATGTTGTAAAGGTTCCACATATCCTCTGCATTTCAAATGTTACACTTACCAATTTGACCATTCATTCTTCCCCTTTTCATAGCAAAGAAGCTTATGAAATTGTGCTATCAACTCCGAGTCTTCGTTCTTTTGCTTATCGGGGTGTTATCTCTCAGAAAATCTCTTCAAAAAgcaatctttcttttcttgaagAAGTAAATATCGATGTTCCCAAATCGTTATTATCGAGTCGCTTGCACTCACCTTTCATCCTAATTAGCTGGCTGCAATTGCTTGCTAATGTAAGATCATTGACTGTCAGTTCATGTACTCTTGAG ATTCTCTCCAAAATCCCAGATTTGGTGAACACTGAAAGCCCATGCTTGGATAACTTGAAATCATTGATAGTGAAAGTGCAGAAGTTTCGCAGGCCGGTGAAGCTACATAAAGCAGAACTGCAACTGTCATCTCCACGAATTGATGGAGCAGTTGATTTCCTAATTCGAAACTCCCTCTTTCCAGAGGTTACTATAGTAGATTACTGA